Proteins from a genomic interval of bacterium:
- a CDS encoding helix-turn-helix domain-containing protein, translated as MMRKGLDGVIEEVLKYWQQEHNVEPARSAANINSIHAAISKSEDIPALATIVQTLSLNASLTHILSQDPTFNDWRPHHVTVGRLQLSIKEPIDYQWLSDKTFGSFGHLQEWIDRYADALKTTFLASINELKTLEAPWHIAEARPKAKSDVPFLHSELMSLRPVSEQMNKGRFALPPVAYESVSHYEPQRAMALSACRSWCMYNGLPSVFDGLAIVCALSSGDIEAVISRIKAETQGGLDPWRQLACAPFLVPKVSVGNAPPANSDDHMAAHYMMSEHQMPVNSGYPLPPHVFEDYARLCYRFVVSHQHPTYVRSDRYSPYSNIILAWYFQKELSVNEISRQLGIAKSTTQRLLDKLIELYNHDLPEGAKPLKKRLRAEDIAALSDSEA; from the coding sequence ATGATGCGTAAGGGGTTGGATGGGGTAATTGAAGAAGTTCTTAAATACTGGCAGCAGGAGCATAATGTTGAACCGGCAAGATCGGCTGCAAATATCAACAGTATTCATGCTGCAATCAGCAAGAGTGAAGATATCCCTGCGCTTGCTACGATAGTCCAAACATTATCTTTAAACGCTAGCTTAACCCATATTCTCAGCCAAGACCCAACATTTAACGATTGGAGGCCGCATCATGTTACTGTCGGGCGGCTTCAGTTATCGATAAAAGAACCCATTGATTATCAATGGCTCTCTGATAAGACTTTTGGATCGTTTGGGCATTTGCAGGAATGGATTGACCGATATGCTGATGCGCTAAAAACGACCTTCTTGGCTAGCATAAACGAATTGAAGACGTTAGAAGCTCCATGGCATATCGCTGAAGCTCGCCCAAAGGCCAAGTCTGATGTGCCGTTCCTCCATTCAGAACTCATGTCATTACGGCCAGTGAGTGAGCAAATGAATAAGGGCCGTTTTGCTCTTCCGCCTGTTGCTTATGAGAGTGTTTCACATTATGAACCTCAGCGGGCGATGGCTCTTAGCGCATGCCGCAGTTGGTGTATGTACAACGGATTGCCATCTGTGTTTGATGGCCTTGCCATTGTCTGCGCGTTAAGTTCAGGGGATATTGAAGCTGTAATTTCACGTATTAAAGCTGAGACACAAGGCGGTTTAGATCCTTGGCGTCAACTCGCATGTGCGCCATTTTTAGTGCCTAAGGTGAGTGTAGGAAATGCTCCCCCAGCCAATAGTGACGATCATATGGCTGCTCACTATATGATGAGCGAGCACCAGATGCCGGTCAATAGCGGCTATCCACTTCCACCTCATGTATTTGAGGATTACGCCCGGCTTTGTTATCGTTTTGTTGTTAGTCATCAGCATCCAACTTATGTTCGCAGCGATCGGTATAGCCCTTACAGCAACATTATTCTGGCCTGGTATTTTCAAAAAGAACTTTCAGTAAATGAGATAAGCAGGCAGCTTGGTATTGCCAAATCAACGACACAGCGCCTGTTGGATAAACTAATCGAGCTTTATAATCACGATTTGCCTGAAGGGGCAAAACCTCTAAAAAAGAGGCTGCGAGCAGAAGATATAGCAGCTTTAAGCGATTCTGAAGCATAA
- a CDS encoding NAD(P)-dependent oxidoreductase, translating to MSTNATHKIFITGGAGFLGINLVRYLLERNHEVISYDLADFDYPEQDKIMIIKGDIRDKELLTKSMEGATWVIHAAAALPLYTKEDIMSTDVVGTKNVLEAAACNNVDRVVHISSTAVYGIPDHHPLFENDRLHGVGPYGEAKILAEEECLKMRAKGICVPIIRPKSFIGPERLGVFALFYDWAKDGRGFPMIGNGKNRYQFLDVEDLCQAIYSCLTLDKEIVNDTFNIGAKIYTTMRDDFQSVLDYAGFGKKVKGFPAWPLITTLRILEVMKLSPLYKWVYETAATDSFVGIDKAEEKIGFKPKYSNKDALIRNYQWYLDNLHKFEGKSGVSHRVPWKQGILGIAKRFF from the coding sequence ATGAGCACAAACGCTACCCATAAAATTTTCATAACGGGTGGAGCTGGTTTTCTTGGGATAAATCTCGTCCGCTATTTGCTCGAACGGAACCATGAAGTTATTTCATACGACTTAGCTGATTTCGACTATCCAGAACAAGATAAGATAATGATTATTAAAGGCGACATTCGCGATAAGGAACTTCTTACTAAATCGATGGAAGGAGCTACTTGGGTAATACATGCTGCTGCAGCGCTTCCCCTTTACACAAAAGAGGACATTATGTCGACGGATGTTGTCGGCACAAAGAATGTTCTCGAAGCGGCTGCTTGCAACAATGTCGACAGAGTGGTTCATATCTCTTCCACAGCGGTTTACGGCATTCCCGATCATCACCCGCTTTTTGAGAATGATAGGCTTCATGGTGTTGGGCCATATGGTGAAGCTAAAATCCTAGCTGAAGAAGAATGTCTTAAAATGCGGGCAAAAGGGATATGCGTACCGATTATTCGGCCTAAATCATTCATTGGCCCTGAAAGACTTGGAGTATTTGCTCTCTTTTATGATTGGGCAAAAGACGGCAGGGGCTTTCCTATGATCGGAAACGGTAAAAATCGATACCAGTTCCTGGATGTTGAGGATTTATGCCAAGCCATCTACTCCTGCCTCACCCTCGATAAGGAGATTGTAAACGACACCTTCAATATCGGCGCAAAGATATATACTACGATGCGTGATGATTTCCAGTCTGTACTCGATTATGCGGGCTTTGGCAAAAAGGTAAAGGGCTTTCCTGCCTGGCCCCTTATCACAACGCTTCGAATTCTTGAGGTAATGAAGTTGTCGCCGCTCTATAAATGGGTCTATGAGACAGCCGCCACCGACTCCTTCGTTGGTATCGATAAGGCCGAGGAGAAAATCGGGTTCAAGCCAAAGTACTCGAATAAGGATGCTCTCATTCGCAACTATCAGTGGTACCTCGACAACTTGCATAAGTTCGAAGGTAAATCCGGCGTCTCTCATCGAGTCCCATGGAAGCAAGGCATCCTAGGCATCGCTAAACGGTTCTTCTGA
- a CDS encoding nucleotidyltransferase family protein, which produces MSNPISVPKEKLADFCQNHRIRRMALFGSFIHGNARPDSDLDVLVEFEEGATPGFAFFGIQDELSDLLGHPVDLNTPSFLSRYFRDKVLAEAEVIYEQGK; this is translated from the coding sequence ATGTCAAACCCAATATCTGTACCAAAAGAAAAACTAGCTGACTTTTGTCAAAACCATCGAATTCGACGAATGGCCTTATTCGGTTCATTCATCCATGGAAATGCACGCCCTGATAGCGATTTAGATGTGTTAGTAGAGTTTGAAGAAGGAGCAACTCCTGGTTTTGCTTTCTTTGGCATTCAGGACGAGCTTTCTGACCTATTAGGGCATCCGGTTGACCTGAATACACCAAGTTTCCTCAGCCGCTATTTTCGAGACAAAGTGCTGGCAGAAGCAGAGGTCATCTATGAACAAGGGAAATGA
- a CDS encoding HepT-like ribonuclease domain-containing protein — MNKGNDVVRLQHMLDAAHKIEQFMQGRNKEYVANDELLLLAILRLLEIIGEAAKSLETKTRDAYPNIPWKQITGTRDRLIHGYFDVDFNVVWSIISQDIPQLIPELNILIQELQS; from the coding sequence ATGAACAAGGGAAATGATGTTGTTCGCTTGCAGCATATGCTTGATGCTGCCCATAAAATCGAGCAATTCATGCAAGGACGAAATAAAGAATATGTCGCAAATGACGAGTTATTACTTCTTGCAATATTAAGACTACTTGAGATAATTGGAGAAGCGGCTAAAAGCTTAGAAACAAAAACAAGGGATGCCTATCCTAATATTCCCTGGAAACAAATCACTGGAACTAGAGATCGATTAATACACGGTTATTTTGATGTTGATTTTAACGTGGTATGGTCAATTATTAGTCAGGATATTCCTCAATTAATACCTGAACTTAATATCCTCATTCAAGAGTTACAAAGCTAA